The Prosthecodimorpha staleyi genome has a window encoding:
- a CDS encoding thiamine pyrophosphate-binding protein, translating into MAETVIDLNSDPESCAAWIAKFLKARGVDRLFGLQGGHIQPIWDFVAREGIRIIDVRDEGAAVHMAHAHAELTGTLGVAMVTAGPGVTNCVTAIANASLARMPVLLIGGCTSRPQANMGPLQDIPHVDILRPVTRTARTARVADQVIRELDEAVARAFGDMGEPGPVYIEIPTDVLRTRVAPNLVLDDWMRPKPQRIIPPEAGAVEAAMQAIWSARRPLVVTGRGACAAGPALQRFLDASGALYLDTQESRGLVRADHPAVVGAVRANAMSEADLVLVIGRKLDYQLGYGSPAVFPHARFLRLADNAGELLDNRRGDPELLATPALALDAIVAAAGNRAPAVDRDWTGGLRRKHEERSRPRGPAESRGSDGKVHPAAIFEALAAVADPDFVAIADGGDLLSFARVGLQAKTYMDAGAFGCLGISVPYAIAAALALPERQVIAVTGDGAYGINAMEIDTAVRHGAKIVVIVSNNAAWNIERFDQAVNYGGRVVGTTLRHSDYAGMARALGAHGERVEDPADLIPALKRAIANAPAVVDVVTTQTAVSSDAKKGLGFVPDFQALTAWDDAERARRGLL; encoded by the coding sequence ATGGCCGAAACCGTCATCGACCTCAATTCCGATCCCGAAAGCTGCGCGGCCTGGATCGCCAAGTTCCTGAAGGCGCGCGGCGTCGACCGCCTGTTCGGCCTGCAGGGCGGCCATATCCAGCCGATCTGGGACTTCGTCGCCCGCGAGGGCATCCGCATCATCGACGTGCGCGACGAGGGCGCGGCGGTCCACATGGCCCACGCCCATGCCGAACTGACCGGCACGCTCGGCGTCGCCATGGTGACGGCCGGCCCGGGCGTGACCAATTGCGTCACCGCCATCGCCAACGCCTCCCTGGCGCGCATGCCGGTGCTGCTGATCGGCGGCTGCACCTCGCGCCCGCAGGCCAATATGGGTCCGCTGCAGGACATCCCGCATGTCGACATTCTGAGGCCCGTGACCCGGACCGCGCGCACCGCCCGCGTCGCCGACCAGGTGATCCGCGAATTGGACGAGGCCGTCGCGCGTGCCTTCGGCGACATGGGCGAGCCGGGACCGGTCTATATCGAGATCCCGACCGACGTGCTCCGGACCCGCGTCGCCCCGAATCTCGTCCTCGACGACTGGATGCGGCCGAAGCCGCAGCGCATCATCCCGCCCGAGGCCGGCGCGGTCGAGGCCGCCATGCAGGCGATCTGGTCGGCGCGCCGGCCGTTGGTCGTCACCGGCCGCGGCGCGTGCGCGGCCGGGCCGGCGCTGCAACGTTTCCTCGATGCCTCCGGCGCGCTCTATCTCGACACCCAGGAGAGCCGCGGTCTGGTCCGGGCGGATCATCCGGCCGTGGTCGGGGCGGTGCGTGCCAACGCCATGTCGGAGGCCGACCTGGTCCTGGTGATCGGCCGCAAGCTCGACTACCAGCTCGGCTACGGTTCGCCGGCGGTCTTCCCGCATGCCCGCTTCCTGCGGCTGGCCGACAATGCCGGCGAACTTCTCGACAACCGCCGCGGCGACCCGGAACTGCTCGCCACCCCGGCACTGGCGCTGGACGCCATCGTGGCCGCCGCCGGCAACCGCGCGCCGGCGGTCGATCGCGACTGGACCGGCGGATTGCGCCGCAAGCATGAGGAGCGCAGCCGGCCGCGCGGGCCGGCGGAAAGCCGCGGCAGCGACGGCAAGGTGCATCCGGCCGCGATCTTCGAGGCGCTGGCGGCGGTCGCCGATCCGGATTTCGTCGCCATCGCCGACGGCGGCGATCTCCTGAGCTTCGCGCGCGTCGGCCTGCAGGCCAAGACCTACATGGATGCCGGCGCCTTCGGCTGCCTCGGCATCTCGGTGCCCTATGCCATCGCGGCCGCCCTGGCGCTGCCGGAAAGGCAGGTCATCGCGGTCACCGGCGACGGCGCCTACGGCATCAACGCCATGGAGATCGACACCGCGGTGCGCCACGGCGCCAAGATCGTCGTCATCGTCTCCAACAACGCCGCCTGGAACATCGAGCGCTTCGACCAGGCGGTCAACTATGGCGGCCGCGTCGTCGGCACGACCCTGCGCCATTCCGACTATGCCGGCATGGCGCGCGCGCTCGGCGCCCATGGCGAGCGGGTCGAGGACCCGGCCGACCTGATCCCCGCGCTGAAGCGCGCCATCGCCAACGCGCCGGCGGTGGTCGACGTGGTGACGACGCAGACGGCCGTGTCGTCGGACGCCAAGAAGGGCCTCGGCTTCGTGCCGGACTTCCAGGCCCTGACCGCCTGGGACGATGCCGAACGCGCCCGGCGCGGCCTGCTCTGA
- a CDS encoding gamma-glutamyl-gamma-aminobutyrate hydrolase family protein, which produces MSATPIVLVSSDNRVFDHVRWHATPAQYLEAVLYGSGAIPLMLPSLGGALDLETILDRVDGVLLTGSRSNVHPSLYGVEPDVKYEPYDEARDATTLPLIRLAIARGKPLLAICRGYQELNVALGGSLHTEIQEFDGRMDHRAPISDHQDERYAIRHRIEIVPGSCIGRIMESDEIAVNSLHRQGIAELSPRLAIEATAPDGTIEAVRVADAAGFAVGVQWHPEYWVGSDNASSRLFQAFGAAVRAEAAARLPQPLAAE; this is translated from the coding sequence ATGTCAGCCACGCCGATCGTTCTCGTCTCCTCCGACAACCGCGTCTTCGACCATGTCCGCTGGCACGCCACGCCGGCGCAGTATCTGGAGGCGGTGCTCTACGGCTCCGGCGCGATCCCGCTGATGCTGCCGTCGCTCGGCGGCGCGCTCGACCTGGAGACGATCCTCGACCGGGTCGACGGCGTGCTTTTGACCGGCTCGCGCTCCAACGTGCATCCGAGCCTCTACGGCGTCGAACCGGACGTGAAATACGAGCCCTATGACGAGGCGCGCGACGCCACCACGCTACCGCTGATCCGCCTGGCGATCGCACGCGGCAAGCCGCTGCTCGCCATCTGCCGCGGCTACCAGGAGCTCAACGTCGCGCTCGGCGGCTCGCTGCATACCGAGATCCAGGAATTCGACGGTCGCATGGACCATCGTGCGCCGATCTCCGACCACCAGGACGAACGCTACGCGATCCGCCACCGGATCGAGATCGTGCCGGGAAGCTGCATCGGGCGGATCATGGAGTCCGACGAGATCGCGGTGAACTCGCTGCACCGCCAGGGCATCGCCGAACTGTCGCCGCGCCTCGCCATCGAGGCGACCGCGCCGGACGGCACCATCGAGGCGGTCCGGGTCGCGGACGCGGCCGGCTTCGCGGTCGGCGTCCAGTGGCATCCGGAATACTGGGTCGGCTCCGACAACGCCTCTTCGCGCCTGTTCCAGGCCTTCGGCGCGGCGGTCAGGGCAGAAGCCGCGGCCCGCCTGCCGCAGCCGCTCGCCGCGGAGTAG
- a CDS encoding AMP-binding protein — protein sequence METLLTIGQILSAQARLRPEETGAADLDRSMSFRLWNERACRLANGLLGLGLKPGDRIAVLAYNALEWVEIYAAMAKAGLIGVPVNFRLTAPEALYIIRDCGAAAVIVQDDLAGVIETIRADLGLPDDRIVQFGAARVPAGWRGYEDLLAAASGAEPGIAVSPDDPWMFMYTSGTTGKPKGAIRSHRGGALLSLVTDIHLGANRFDHALLVMPMCHANSLYFFGAFAYCGAPVTVYSRRSFDPEHMLRTLSQSGATFTSLVPTHYIMMLGLPDAVRAQYAQERVSKLMISSAPARPDTKRAIMELFPKSGLFELYGSTEAGWVTMLHPHEQFDKLGSVGRECVGSKPIRILDADGNEVPDGEPGELFSSNPYTFDGYWNLPEKTREAIHGDYCSVGDMARRDADGYIWLVDRKSNMIISGGENVYPSEVETLLGQHPAVKDVAVIGLPDPVWGERVHAVVVPHDGAAADADEIVAWCRDRIAGYKRPKSVSVIGEAEMPRTATGKILHRMLRSRYSEPS from the coding sequence TTGGAGACATTGCTGACCATCGGGCAGATTCTGTCCGCACAGGCGCGGCTCAGGCCGGAGGAGACCGGCGCCGCCGATCTCGACCGCTCGATGAGCTTCCGGCTCTGGAACGAGCGGGCTTGCCGGCTCGCCAACGGCCTCCTCGGCCTCGGCCTGAAGCCGGGCGACCGGATCGCGGTGCTTGCCTATAACGCGCTCGAATGGGTCGAGATCTACGCCGCCATGGCGAAGGCGGGCCTGATCGGCGTGCCGGTCAATTTCCGGCTAACCGCCCCGGAAGCGCTCTACATCATCCGCGACTGCGGCGCTGCGGCGGTGATCGTGCAGGACGACCTGGCCGGCGTGATCGAGACCATCCGCGCCGATCTCGGCCTTCCGGACGACCGGATCGTGCAGTTCGGCGCTGCGCGTGTGCCGGCCGGCTGGCGCGGCTACGAGGACCTGCTGGCGGCGGCCTCCGGCGCCGAGCCCGGCATCGCGGTCTCGCCCGACGATCCCTGGATGTTCATGTACACCTCGGGCACGACCGGCAAGCCGAAGGGCGCGATCCGCAGCCATCGCGGCGGCGCGCTGCTGTCGCTGGTCACCGACATCCATCTCGGCGCGAACCGCTTCGACCATGCGCTGCTGGTCATGCCGATGTGCCACGCCAACTCGCTCTATTTCTTCGGCGCCTTCGCCTATTGCGGGGCGCCGGTCACGGTCTATTCGCGCCGCAGCTTCGATCCCGAGCACATGCTGCGGACGCTATCGCAGTCGGGGGCGACCTTCACCTCCCTGGTGCCGACCCACTACATCATGATGCTCGGCCTGCCCGACGCGGTGCGGGCGCAATACGCGCAGGAGCGGGTCTCGAAACTCATGATCTCCTCGGCGCCGGCGCGGCCGGACACCAAGCGGGCGATCATGGAGCTGTTCCCGAAATCCGGCCTGTTCGAGCTCTACGGCTCCACCGAGGCCGGCTGGGTGACCATGCTCCACCCGCACGAGCAGTTCGACAAGCTCGGCTCGGTCGGCCGCGAATGCGTCGGCTCGAAGCCGATCCGCATCCTCGACGCCGACGGCAACGAGGTGCCGGACGGCGAGCCGGGCGAGCTGTTCTCGTCCAATCCCTACACCTTCGACGGCTATTGGAACCTGCCGGAGAAGACCCGCGAGGCGATCCACGGCGACTATTGCAGCGTCGGCGACATGGCCCGGCGCGATGCCGACGGCTACATCTGGCTGGTCGACCGCAAGTCCAACATGATCATCTCGGGCGGCGAGAACGTCTACCCGTCCGAGGTCGAGACGCTGCTCGGCCAGCATCCGGCCGTCAAGGATGTGGCGGTGATCGGCCTGCCCGACCCGGTCTGGGGCGAGCGCGTCCATGCCGTGGTCGTGCCCCATGACGGTGCGGCCGCCGATGCCGACGAGATCGTCGCCTGGTGCCGCGACCGGATCGCCGGCTACAAGCGGCCGAAATCGGTCAGCGTGATCGGCGAGGCCGAGATGCCGCGCACCGCCACCGGCAAGATCCTGCACCGCATGCTGCGCAGCCGCTATTCCGAGCCGTCGTGA
- a CDS encoding TRAP transporter large permease, whose amino-acid sequence MASLAHSLDIGMFVAACLLVMAGYPVAFTLAGTAILFAGLGLALGVFDPAFLGALPQRVFGVMTSGVLLAVPLFVFMGVMLEKSRVAELLLETMGRLFGPIRGGLGFSVTIVGALLAASTGIVGATVVTMGLLSLPTMLRWGYDPKLATGTIAAAGTLGQIIPPSIVLVVLGDVLGNAYQKAQTDQGIFAPESVSVADLFAGALIPGLTLAGLYLVYQAVVAWLRPETSPPAPEALGRVTLGEVAGALMPPVALVLCVLGSILAGIATPTEAASVGAVGTLLLAGRRQAPRLAPLFSAAWIALGAIVVLTLAFDLRIGRASRSPAEAVALAAALAAVAVVAAGILAAVLVTLSAEVLRPVMRGTGEITAMVFAIVIGATMFSLIFRGLGGEEMVTGALADLPGGTMGAVFVVMAAMFLLGFFVDFLEICYIVVPIAAPVLLKMPMPDGSPMSPVWLGVMMGVNLQTSFMHPPFGVALFYLRGVAPPEVKTSDIYRGIIPFVILQLLSLVVFWSFPGLSTWLPNRMLGR is encoded by the coding sequence ATGGCGTCGCTCGCCCATTCCCTCGATATCGGCATGTTCGTGGCCGCCTGCCTTCTGGTCATGGCCGGCTATCCGGTCGCCTTCACGCTCGCCGGTACGGCGATCCTGTTCGCCGGCCTCGGCCTCGCGCTCGGCGTGTTCGACCCGGCGTTTCTCGGCGCCCTGCCACAGCGCGTCTTCGGGGTGATGACCTCCGGCGTGCTCCTGGCCGTGCCGCTGTTCGTGTTCATGGGCGTGATGCTGGAGAAGTCGCGCGTCGCCGAACTGCTGCTCGAGACCATGGGCCGCCTGTTCGGGCCGATCCGCGGCGGGCTCGGCTTCTCGGTCACCATCGTCGGCGCGCTGCTCGCCGCCTCGACCGGCATCGTCGGCGCCACGGTCGTGACCATGGGGCTTCTGTCACTGCCGACCATGCTGCGCTGGGGCTACGACCCGAAGCTCGCCACCGGCACGATCGCGGCGGCCGGCACGCTCGGGCAGATCATCCCGCCCTCGATCGTGCTGGTCGTGCTCGGCGACGTGCTCGGCAACGCCTACCAGAAGGCCCAGACCGACCAGGGCATCTTCGCGCCCGAATCCGTCTCGGTCGCCGATCTCTTCGCCGGCGCGCTGATCCCCGGGCTGACGCTGGCCGGGCTCTATCTGGTCTATCAGGCCGTGGTCGCCTGGCTGAGGCCGGAGACCTCGCCGCCCGCCCCGGAGGCGCTTGGCCGGGTGACGCTGGGCGAGGTCGCCGGCGCGCTGATGCCGCCGGTGGCGCTGGTCCTGTGCGTGCTCGGCTCGATCCTGGCCGGCATCGCGACGCCGACCGAGGCGGCCTCGGTCGGGGCGGTCGGCACGCTGCTGCTCGCCGGCCGGCGTCAGGCGCCGCGTCTGGCACCGCTGTTCTCGGCCGCCTGGATCGCGCTCGGCGCGATCGTCGTGCTGACGCTCGCCTTCGACCTGCGCATCGGGCGGGCGAGCCGGAGCCCGGCCGAGGCGGTCGCGCTGGCGGCTGCGTTGGCTGCTGTGGCGGTCGTGGCGGCCGGCATCCTGGCGGCGGTTCTGGTCACGCTCAGCGCCGAGGTGCTGCGCCCGGTGATGCGCGGCACCGGCGAGATCACCGCCATGGTCTTCGCCATCGTCATCGGCGCCACCATGTTCAGCCTGATCTTCCGCGGGCTCGGCGGCGAAGAGATGGTCACCGGGGCGCTCGCCGACCTGCCCGGCGGCACGATGGGGGCGGTCTTCGTCGTGATGGCGGCGATGTTCCTGCTCGGCTTCTTCGTCGACTTCCTGGAGATCTGCTACATCGTCGTGCCGATCGCCGCGCCGGTGCTGCTCAAGATGCCGATGCCGGACGGCTCGCCGATGAGCCCGGTCTGGCTCGGCGTGATGATGGGGGTCAATCTGCAGACCAGCTTCATGCACCCGCCCTTCGGGGTCGCGCTGTTCTATCTGCGCGGCGTCGCCCCGCCGGAAGTGAAGACCTCGGACATCTACCGCGGCATCATTCCCTTCGTGATTCTGCAGCTCTTGTCGCTGGTCGTGTTCTGGAGCTTCCCCGGCCTGTCGACTTGGCTGCCCAACCGGATGCTCGGCCGATGA
- a CDS encoding TRAP transporter small permease subunit, protein MLRLACLIDRLNDRLGAGLAWATLAIVLIQFAVVILRYAFGLGSVWMQEALTYLFASLFMLGSADALRRGAHVRVDIWYREAPARAKIWVDVIGVVGLLWPTMLVLGWQAWPYVAKSVAILEGSAETAGLPAVWLLKCEILAFVLLLALQGLAFVIRGVDALSRPAPAVEGT, encoded by the coding sequence ATGCTCCGTCTCGCCTGCCTCATCGATCGCCTCAACGACCGCCTCGGCGCCGGGCTTGCCTGGGCGACGCTGGCGATCGTGCTGATCCAGTTCGCGGTGGTGATCCTGCGCTATGCCTTCGGCCTCGGCTCGGTCTGGATGCAGGAGGCGCTGACCTATCTGTTCGCCTCGCTGTTCATGCTCGGCAGCGCCGATGCCCTGCGCCGCGGCGCCCATGTCCGCGTCGACATCTGGTATCGCGAGGCGCCGGCGCGGGCGAAGATCTGGGTCGACGTGATCGGCGTCGTCGGCCTCCTGTGGCCGACCATGCTGGTGCTCGGCTGGCAAGCCTGGCCCTATGTGGCGAAGTCGGTCGCGATCCTGGAGGGCTCGGCGGAGACGGCCGGCCTGCCGGCGGTCTGGCTCCTGAAATGCGAGATCCTGGCCTTCGTGCTGCTGCTCGCCCTGCAGGGGCTGGCCTTCGTGATCCGTGGCGTCGACGCGCTGTCGCGGCCCGCACCGGCCGTCGAGGGGACCTGA
- a CDS encoding c-type cytochrome encodes MTPRPSFPHRAVPQVPARHPAARHPTGRRWTVLALVLAAFAGLAAPAAGPARAGQDTPSTLFMLHCSGCHLPDGSGSVIGRIPPFPNIVGKHLHHRDGRLYLANVPGVINSGLPDEDTARLLNWVLDTWGGRDRPKDSAPFTGEEIGRLRGKTVDDIFVLRNRISVDLKRRGIDVGRYP; translated from the coding sequence GTGACGCCGCGTCCGTCCTTTCCGCACCGCGCCGTCCCGCAGGTTCCGGCCCGGCATCCCGCGGCCCGGCATCCCACCGGCCGGCGCTGGACCGTGCTCGCGCTCGTTCTCGCCGCCTTTGCGGGGCTGGCCGCGCCCGCCGCCGGCCCCGCCCGGGCCGGTCAGGACACGCCGTCGACGCTGTTCATGCTGCATTGCTCGGGCTGCCACCTGCCGGACGGCTCGGGATCTGTGATCGGTCGCATCCCGCCCTTCCCGAACATCGTCGGCAAGCACCTGCACCACCGCGACGGCCGGCTCTATCTTGCCAACGTGCCGGGCGTGATCAATTCCGGCCTGCCGGACGAGGATACCGCCCGCCTGCTCAACTGGGTGCTCGACACCTGGGGGGGCAGGGACCGGCCCAAGGACTCGGCCCCCTTCACGGGCGAGGAGATCGGCCGCCTGCGCGGCAAGACCGTCGACGACATCTTCGTGCTGCGCAATCGGATCTCCGTCGATCTGAAGCGCCGCGGCATCGATGTCGGGCGCTATCCCTAA
- a CDS encoding c-type cytochrome: MRAKAASVAARAIGQDVPLAFVLVRLSAAVGLAAAGLAGFGLAAGGPAWAVDGKSVYADVCQACHQEAGKGAAGVAPPLKSAVVKAAAAKSPDYVPLVVLNGLSGPIESEGLSFQTVMPPQGHLSDQEIAAVTSYVYQTLNGAKGVRVDAKALAVLRAGKAPTAAELRAMRSRP, encoded by the coding sequence ATGCGGGCTAAGGCCGCATCGGTCGCCGCCCGGGCGATCGGTCAGGACGTGCCGCTTGCCTTCGTCCTGGTCCGCCTGTCGGCCGCTGTCGGTCTGGCGGCCGCGGGTCTGGCCGGCTTCGGCTTGGCCGCCGGCGGTCCGGCCTGGGCGGTCGACGGCAAGTCGGTCTATGCCGATGTCTGCCAGGCCTGCCATCAGGAGGCCGGCAAGGGTGCGGCCGGGGTGGCGCCGCCCTTGAAATCGGCGGTCGTCAAGGCCGCCGCCGCCAAGTCGCCGGACTATGTCCCGCTCGTGGTGCTGAACGGCCTGTCCGGTCCGATCGAAAGCGAGGGGCTTTCCTTCCAGACCGTCATGCCGCCGCAGGGGCACCTCTCCGACCAGGAGATCGCCGCCGTGACCAGCTACGTCTACCAGACCCTGAACGGCGCGAAGGGCGTCCGGGTCGACGCCAAGGCGCTGGCCGTCCTGCGCGCCGGCAAGGCGCCGACCGCCGCCGAACTGCGCGCCATGCGGAGCCGACCGTGA